The Bacteroides sp. AN502(2024) DNA segment CGGGAATTTGTCATGCAGAAAATGCTGGAAGATCTGGATTTTGCGATTGCCAATCTTCCGAAAACAAAAAATGCATATATATTGACCCGGTGGACAGCCTTGGCACTGAAATCCCGTGTCTGCCTGTTTGAGGGGACTTTCCGCAAATACCACGGATTAGAGGATTATGAGAAATACCTGAACGCTTGCGTTTCGGCTTCTGAAACTTTTATGAACGAAAGCGGATATACGCTCTATAAATCGGGCAGCACACCTTACAGGGATTTATTTGCTTCCATGAATCTGCAAGCGGATGAAGTCATTTTCGGTCGCGACTATGAAGCCTCTCTTTCCATTCTTCATAATGTGCAGAATTATGAGAATGCCACTACGATGGGACGTCCGGGAATGAACAAGAAGATTGTGAATTCTTATCTGATGGCGGACGGAAGCCGTTTTACGGATAAAGCCGGTTATGAAACGATGACATTTGACCAGGAATGTCAAAACCGAGACCCGCGACTGGCACAAACCATCCGTACTCCTGGATATACGAGAATCGGAAGTACAAAGAAAGAAGCCCCGAACCTGGCTTATGCCATCACCGGATATCATCTGATAAAATATTCGATGACGGCTAACTACGATGAATATAATAAATCGTGTAACGATATTCCCTTGTTCCGCACGGCAGAGGTGTATTTGAATTTTGCTGAAGCAAAAGCCGAACTGGGTACTTTAAAGCAAGCCGATATCAACAAATCCATTAAATTGCTTAGAGACAGAGTAGGAATGCCTAACTTGGATATGGAACTGGCAAATTCAAAACCCGACCCGTATTTGATGAGTGCCGCTACAGGTTATCCAAATGTGAAAGGAGCCAATCAGGGAGTAATTCTTGAAATTCGTCGTGAACGAACTATTGAATTGGCAATGGAGGGTTTCCGTTATTACGATATCATGCGCTGGAAAGAAGGCAAGCTATTTGAGAACGATCTGCTGGGGATCTATGTTCCCGGTCCCGGTATTTACGATTTGGATAAAGATGGTACGGATGATGTCTGTTTTTATGTAGGAACAAAACCTGCCGGGAATGTACCTTTATATTTAGAAATTGGTGAGCAGATTCGTTTGTCGGACGGTGAGAGTGGTTATATCATTTGTCATAATCTCATTACTAAAAAATGGAATGAAGACAGAGATTATTTGTATCCTGTTCCTATCAGCGAACGTACTTTGTCTAATGGTGTGATAACACAGAATCCCGGTTGGAATGACGGATTGAACTTTAATTGATTAGATTTAGAAATATAAATTCTTATGAAAAATATGATCTCTTATATATGTCTTTTGGCAACCGTGTTTGCCAATTTGTCCTGTGCCGATGACATGGATAACTCTAACTTTGATGATATGATACCTTACGGTAAGCAGGAAGTTTCCTATACTTACCCGAAAGAAGAGGGAAATCTCAGAGTGTTGACCTTTAATATAAAGCATTGTGCCGGCAACGATGGCGTGATTAATTATGATAGGACAGCCGCCGTTATCAACGGAATGGAACCTGATGTTGTTTGCCTGCAGGAAGTGGATTATATGACTACCCGTAGTAATAAAGTCGACCAGTTGAAAACCTTAGCCGATAAAACAGGTATGAATCACTATTTTAGTAAGTCAATCACTTTCCAAGGAGGTGAATACGGCAATGGCCTTTTGTTCAAAGGAACGCCGATTAGTACGCGGACTTTCCCGCTTCCCGGTGCCGAACTTCGTTCCGCTGCCATAGCCGAATTTGAAAACTATGTAGTCATATCCACACACTTGGCTTTGGAAGAGAATAATAGAGTTGAGTCTGCGAAGTTATTGACACAGCTTGCCAAAGAATACAAGAAGGTAGTGTATATGGCAGGTGACTTTAATGAAGACTTGATGGACGGGGCATTCTTTACGGAGTTGAAAAAGGAATGGAATGTAGTCAGTTCTACGGAAAATACTTTTCCTACGGGGAAATCGACTAAACGCATTGACTTTGTCGTGGTATTGAAGAGTCCTGCAACGAGTGTGGTAAAATCGAATGTCGTGTATAATTTGGACGGTGTCAATGTCTCGATGGCTTCCGATCATTATCCTCTTTATTGCGATTTCCGCAAGGTGACGGTACTCGAAGAATTTCCGAAAGCTGCGGGCGATCTGCGCATTGCTAATTACTTCACGAAAAACTGTGCCGGAACGGACGGAGTTATTGACTATGACCGCATCGCTACTGTTATTAATAAAATGAATTCCGATATTATCTGCTTGCAGGGACTGGATAAGGAGACGGAGCGTTCAAGCGGTATAGACCAGTTGAACGTACTGGCACAGAAAACGAATATGCATGATTACTTTGCCAAAGCCATTGATTATAAAGGGGGTGAATTCGGGGTTGGTATACTGACCAAAGATGAACCTGTAAGTGTAGACAGATATCAAATGGCAGGAAAGAAGGAGATGCGTGCAGCCATGGTAGTGGAATATGAGAAATTTGTGGTAGCCAGTACGAATTTTGATACGGACATGGCTAAACGTATCGAGGCGCTTCAGACATTGCATACGAAGTTGTCCGTTTATAACAAGCCGGCATTCTTGGTTGGCTATTTCAATGAGGGCAATTTGGAAAGCGACTTCTTCAAAAAAGTAAAGGAAGATTGGAATCTTCTTAGTGCGGACAAGTCGACTGAAAACGGTGGAAAACAGCGTCGTCTGGACTTTATCGTATCTTTGAAGGAACATGGTGTTACTGTGACGCAAGCCGACGTGATGGAATATTTGACCGGAGCCGACATCGCGACAGCCTCTTCGCACTATCCTCTCTTTTGTGATTTCTCTGGTTTAAAATAGAAACGTAGGATAACGATAATTTTTCCCGTTTTCCTGTCCACTAGACTGGAAGACGGGATTTTTTGTTTTTATTCTTTCAATACAGGTAGGGATTATTATGGTTACAGGAAAGAGTCTTTGGGTTGACTTGAAAGGTTATTAACCCTGTCTGAGTTGGTCTTTGTTATCATACACGAAAAAATAACAAGAGCAATAGCGGCATATAGTCTTTTAGTTCATTACGTAAAAGTTCCATTGTCTTTTGTTTATACCGGTTGATGGATTTCACACTGAGATTCATCTATCTCGCAATTTCTATATGTGTTTTACCTTCAAAGAAGCTTTCTTTAATTTTATTTGACATTAATGACATAGCCATATTTTATGCTTGATTCAATTTTCCCAAACGCATAACAATGGAGGTCTGACTTCGTCCCATTTTTGCCGCAATGTATTTGATGCTTTTCCCTTCGTGGTGAAGCCTTAATAGGAACTGGTCGGCAGCTCGTGTCCATCGTTTGTTTGCATTAGGATGTATAGAGCAGCTTTCTTCTGTGATTAGCTCCGGGTGTAGGAACTCATTGACAAATACCGATGGAAAGTGGTTGTCATATAGTACGATAGTCCTTATCTTAGCTCGCGTTATTGCCACATAAAACAACCTGCGTTCTTCCCCGAAGGGAAATGTGTCGCTTTTTGTAAGGACATAGTTGAGTACCGGGTCGTCACTGACGAGTGATGGAAAACCATATGTGTCTTTATTGCATTGGAGTATAATTACATAATCAGCTTCAAGGCCTTTTGATTTATGTACTGTCAGGAATTCTATTTCACGACCACCAATGATGTAGAAGAATTTATTTCCTCGTTTTATGGACTGATACATAAACGAAAGATAATAATCATCAAAAGAATATCGTCCTAACAAGAAGATGGATTTGTCTAATGGAATTTGGGCGATAATCTGCCCTATTGTATCGCAGTAGTTCTTCCGCTCGTAAGCACGAAACACTAAATCAGTTTTGGCTTGTGTACTGAAAGAATGGATGTCTTTCTTGATTTGGCTATTATTGCGTTTTACGAATTGAGAAGATAGGGCGACTAATGGTTCACCAAAACGATAAGTTGTTTCAATCTTGTTTATTTCTGTAGCACCGAAATAATCAGGAAATTGACTAAACAGTGCCATGTCACTTCCTGAAAAGCGATATATCGACTGCCAATCATCACCGACGCAATAAAGTTTTGCAGGTGGATTTCCCTTTCGCAGTGCTTTCAAGAAGTTATAACGATCAACGGATATGTCCTGAAACTCATCAACTATTATATAATCATACTCTACAGGATGAGAAGAATAGCAAATTTCTGTGGCTTGTAAGATGACATCGGTAAAGTCAATTTGGTTATTTTCTCTTAATGCATTAATATAACGTTCATGGACAGGATAAAAGATATTCTTAATTATGAATACACTCCTTTCGTCGTTAGCTCTGTTTGCTTGATGCAATATATCTTCGATAGATTTACAACTTGATTTTATTAATGTAATAAAAGTTGATACAAGCCTGATAAATGCCTTTTCTTGCTTACTGTCCTTGGGTAAAACCGAATTATAAAGCTCTGCGTCTGTCTTTTCATGAATCGTCACCCCAGCTTTGATTAACATGTTTTTCAGTTTATCCTTTATGTCTGAATAGTGAAAGTCTGCGCTTGAGGTTGTTATTAATACAGTGCCGAATTTTTCGTGAGCAGCCTTTTTCCACGTAATGCCATCGTTATATTTTTGATTGGCTTCCTCGTATGTGATATTTTTATCCTTTGCAAACCAAACGGGTACAAGTCCATGTTCATCAATTCCAAAATGTTCCAAATAGATGCGCTTTGATTCTCCTTTATACTCATAATAGATGGAAAAATCCGGTTTATATTGTGAGTGCATTTCATCTGCTAACGGATGTTCGTATGGCTCTTCATATCTGAATCGCACACCAAGAGACGATAATGCAAAACAGATTTTTTGTTCCTGTTCACTTCTTACATAGATTGTTTTCCCGTCCATATCGGGAAATAAGGCTTTCAATTGTATATTTTTTTGTTCAGATAATTGTTCTCTTCTTTCATTTTTCCGCTGCTCCCAATCTGCCTCCTGCGATTGATAGTCTATGAAATATTCAACAACATTCTTTTTAAACAAAATATCCTCTAACAACGCATGATAGATATTTACGAATAATGCATCGGTATTATCGCAAATAGAAGGTTTGGCACCTGTCGCTTGTCCAATCAAGTCAATAGCAAGTTTATGAAAGGTGTAACCTTTCAATCCTGCAATGGACATTCTCTCAGTCAACTCAGA contains these protein-coding regions:
- a CDS encoding endonuclease/exonuclease/phosphatase family protein, encoding MKNMISYICLLATVFANLSCADDMDNSNFDDMIPYGKQEVSYTYPKEEGNLRVLTFNIKHCAGNDGVINYDRTAAVINGMEPDVVCLQEVDYMTTRSNKVDQLKTLADKTGMNHYFSKSITFQGGEYGNGLLFKGTPISTRTFPLPGAELRSAAIAEFENYVVISTHLALEENNRVESAKLLTQLAKEYKKVVYMAGDFNEDLMDGAFFTELKKEWNVVSSTENTFPTGKSTKRIDFVVVLKSPATSVVKSNVVYNLDGVNVSMASDHYPLYCDFRKVTVLEEFPKAAGDLRIANYFTKNCAGTDGVIDYDRIATVINKMNSDIICLQGLDKETERSSGIDQLNVLAQKTNMHDYFAKAIDYKGGEFGVGILTKDEPVSVDRYQMAGKKEMRAAMVVEYEKFVVASTNFDTDMAKRIEALQTLHTKLSVYNKPAFLVGYFNEGNLESDFFKKVKEDWNLLSADKSTENGGKQRRLDFIVSLKEHGVTVTQADVMEYLTGADIATASSHYPLFCDFSGLK
- a CDS encoding RagB/SusD family nutrient uptake outer membrane protein, giving the protein MKSVYIVSWLLALAVSFVSCDDWLDKTPKDRLYPDVYFKTEDELRLFTNQFYNNLIPSAVDIYSESSDLIVKSDLMLEMSGQRIVPDEGNGWNFTALRDINFYLQYSHNCTDVNARNRYDGVARFFRAYFYFEKVKRYGDIPWYDKALDSDDPDLYKARDSREFVMQKMLEDLDFAIANLPKTKNAYILTRWTALALKSRVCLFEGTFRKYHGLEDYEKYLNACVSASETFMNESGYTLYKSGSTPYRDLFASMNLQADEVIFGRDYEASLSILHNVQNYENATTMGRPGMNKKIVNSYLMADGSRFTDKAGYETMTFDQECQNRDPRLAQTIRTPGYTRIGSTKKEAPNLAYAITGYHLIKYSMTANYDEYNKSCNDIPLFRTAEVYLNFAEAKAELGTLKQADINKSIKLLRDRVGMPNLDMELANSKPDPYLMSAATGYPNVKGANQGVILEIRRERTIELAMEGFRYYDIMRWKEGKLFENDLLGIYVPGPGIYDLDKDGTDDVCFYVGTKPAGNVPLYLEIGEQIRLSDGESGYIICHNLITKKWNEDRDYLYPVPISERTLSNGVITQNPGWNDGLNFN
- a CDS encoding UvrD-helicase domain-containing protein, with the translated sequence MQSLFIIVICIAVISVFVITAIQIHLKDKSKELTKKFNRISTYSEKPYSKKSSYEQAQERLSKLNNAVFVDIPTDLNNEFHGKIISATQEIDFTNRYKPYFQEAHSLAKKLEAFSITPSETISKLIRDFGNINNLIKQHNETVINNILDTHKEFFDHCLKYPLDKQQRRSIVSEEDNCLVISSAGSGKTSSIIGKVKYLIEIKGIDPKKILLISYTNKAASELTERMSIAGLKGYTFHKLAIDLIGQATGAKPSICDNTDALFVNIYHALLEDILFKKNVVEYFIDYQSQEADWEQRKNERREQLSEQKNIQLKALFPDMDGKTIYVRSEQEQKICFALSSLGVRFRYEEPYEHPLADEMHSQYKPDFSIYYEYKGESKRIYLEHFGIDEHGLVPVWFAKDKNITYEEANQKYNDGITWKKAAHEKFGTVLITTSSADFHYSDIKDKLKNMLIKAGVTIHEKTDAELYNSVLPKDSKQEKAFIRLVSTFITLIKSSCKSIEDILHQANRANDERSVFIIKNIFYPVHERYINALRENNQIDFTDVILQATEICYSSHPVEYDYIIVDEFQDISVDRYNFLKALRKGNPPAKLYCVGDDWQSIYRFSGSDMALFSQFPDYFGATEINKIETTYRFGEPLVALSSQFVKRNNSQIKKDIHSFSTQAKTDLVFRAYERKNYCDTIGQIIAQIPLDKSIFLLGRYSFDDYYLSFMYQSIKRGNKFFYIIGGREIEFLTVHKSKGLEADYVIILQCNKDTYGFPSLVSDDPVLNYVLTKSDTFPFGEERRLFYVAITRAKIRTIVLYDNHFPSVFVNEFLHPELITEESCSIHPNANKRWTRAADQFLLRLHHEGKSIKYIAAKMGRSQTSIVMRLGKLNQA